A single genomic interval of Bradyrhizobium japonicum USDA 6 harbors:
- the ilvD gene encoding dihydroxy-acid dehydratase, whose amino-acid sequence MKKLRSRVTTDGLDRAPHRAFMRAMGLDDAAIAKPMVGVVSMKGEQTPCNMTHDFQVAAAKTGIEEAGGTPREFSTVSVSDGISMNHEGMKFSLFSRELIADSIEAVVHGLAYDALIGYGGCDKTLPGVMMGMVRCNVPSIFIYGGSSLPGRVDGRTLTVLDSYEAVGSFMTGEIDGATLERIERACLPTIGACAGQFTANTMGMVSETMGLTIPNVSMVPGVYAERAQISRRAGRLVMEMLERGGPLPRDLVTRKSLENGAAIVAATGGSTNAALHLPAIANEAGIAFTIDDVGEIFARTPLIGNLRPGGKYTAKDVYDIGGAAVVIRELIQSGHIDGSCLSVTGRTLAEEYGAANAPDGEVVYASRAPIMPDGGVAVLKGNLCPDGAVIKVAGLKSQHFEGVARVFENEEACVKAVRDRTYTAGEVLVIRNEGPVGGPGMREMLGVTALIYGQGMGEKVALITDGRFSGATRGMCIGYVSPEAFVGGPLALVHDGDRIRIDAANRRMDMLVDEQELKARRRDWKPRPPRHRAGALAKYARLVGQAPGGAVTHEGPAEWPWFE is encoded by the coding sequence ATGAAGAAGTTGCGATCACGGGTCACGACTGACGGCCTCGACCGGGCCCCGCACCGCGCTTTCATGCGCGCAATGGGGCTCGACGACGCCGCGATCGCCAAGCCGATGGTGGGCGTCGTCAGCATGAAGGGCGAGCAGACGCCCTGCAATATGACCCACGACTTCCAGGTGGCCGCGGCCAAGACGGGAATCGAGGAGGCGGGCGGCACGCCGCGCGAATTCTCCACCGTGTCGGTCTCCGACGGCATCAGCATGAATCACGAGGGAATGAAGTTTTCTCTCTTTTCGCGCGAGCTGATTGCCGATTCGATCGAGGCCGTCGTTCATGGTCTCGCCTATGACGCGCTGATCGGGTACGGCGGATGCGACAAGACGCTTCCCGGCGTGATGATGGGCATGGTTCGTTGCAACGTACCGTCTATTTTCATCTACGGCGGCAGCTCGCTGCCTGGCCGGGTGGACGGGCGGACTCTCACGGTGCTCGACTCCTATGAAGCTGTCGGCAGCTTCATGACCGGAGAGATCGACGGCGCCACGCTCGAGCGGATCGAGCGCGCCTGCCTGCCGACCATTGGCGCGTGCGCCGGCCAGTTTACCGCGAATACGATGGGGATGGTGTCGGAGACGATGGGGCTGACCATTCCCAACGTCTCGATGGTGCCCGGTGTCTATGCCGAACGTGCACAGATCTCGCGCCGCGCCGGGCGACTGGTGATGGAGATGCTGGAACGTGGCGGCCCGCTGCCGCGCGACCTCGTGACTCGGAAATCCCTCGAGAACGGAGCGGCGATTGTTGCCGCCACCGGCGGCTCGACCAACGCCGCGCTGCATCTGCCGGCGATCGCGAATGAGGCCGGGATCGCATTCACGATCGACGACGTCGGCGAGATCTTTGCAAGGACACCGCTGATCGGAAACTTGCGACCGGGCGGCAAGTACACCGCGAAGGATGTCTACGACATCGGCGGCGCGGCCGTCGTGATCCGCGAGTTGATCCAGAGCGGGCACATCGATGGGAGCTGCTTGTCCGTCACCGGGCGCACGCTCGCCGAGGAATATGGCGCGGCCAACGCTCCCGATGGTGAGGTTGTTTACGCGTCTCGTGCACCGATCATGCCTGATGGTGGCGTGGCGGTTCTGAAGGGCAATCTCTGTCCAGACGGCGCGGTGATCAAGGTCGCGGGTTTGAAGAGTCAGCACTTCGAGGGCGTTGCGCGCGTCTTCGAAAATGAGGAGGCATGTGTCAAAGCCGTCCGTGACCGCACCTACACGGCGGGCGAGGTGCTGGTGATCCGCAATGAAGGGCCAGTCGGCGGCCCGGGCATGCGCGAGATGCTCGGCGTTACCGCGCTGATCTACGGCCAGGGTATGGGCGAGAAGGTGGCCCTGATCACCGATGGACGGTTCTCCGGCGCTACTCGCGGCATGTGCATCGGCTACGTGTCCCCCGAAGCGTTCGTCGGCGGTCCGTTGGCGCTTGTTCACGACGGCGACAGGATCCGGATCGATGCCGCAAACCGGCGGATGGATATGCTGGTCGACGAGCAGGAACTCAAGGCGCGCCGACGCGATTGGAAGCCGAGGCCGCCCCGTCACCGTGCAGGTGCGCTCGCAAAGTATGCGCGGTTGGTCGGACAGGCGCCGGGCGGAGCCGTGACACATGAGGGCCCTGCAGAATGGCCTTGGTTCGAATGA
- a CDS encoding ABC transporter substrate-binding protein, whose translation MRTVSKWILALGAAAALSAGAGPSWAQQTIRVGWTIPAEESKYWMMRRPAEFPNIGKAYNIEWTQFQGTAPMTQALAAGALDCATQAPLSLANGVVGGNLKAYIVAQHVFEKPGGFSVYWAVMDDSPIKTIADLKGKTVGISVIGGGTQGPFNLLLKQNGVDPAKDIKLVEVGFAVSEDALRQGRVDAVNMNQPFAARAEAKGGTRKLFSLSQAMPNIVHILEACRADFVDKNPDLVKAYVRDITSGMKKALANREETLKVVNEVLKAPIPVLETYLLKDNDFGRDPGAAPNFPAIQKMLDIYAETGMLPKLDATQFKHATIVAPLE comes from the coding sequence ATGCGAACCGTGTCGAAGTGGATCCTGGCTTTGGGAGCGGCGGCGGCTTTGAGCGCGGGGGCGGGCCCGTCATGGGCACAGCAGACCATTCGCGTCGGCTGGACCATCCCGGCCGAAGAATCCAAGTACTGGATGATGCGCAGGCCGGCTGAGTTTCCCAATATCGGCAAGGCTTACAATATCGAATGGACCCAATTTCAGGGCACCGCGCCGATGACGCAGGCATTGGCGGCCGGCGCGCTGGATTGCGCAACGCAAGCGCCGCTGTCGCTGGCCAACGGTGTGGTCGGCGGCAATCTCAAGGCCTACATCGTGGCGCAGCACGTCTTCGAGAAGCCCGGCGGTTTCTCGGTCTATTGGGCGGTGATGGATGACTCGCCGATCAAGACGATCGCCGATCTCAAAGGCAAGACGGTCGGCATTTCCGTGATCGGCGGCGGCACACAAGGCCCCTTCAACTTGTTGCTCAAGCAGAATGGCGTCGATCCGGCCAAGGACATCAAGCTGGTCGAGGTCGGTTTTGCCGTCTCCGAAGATGCGCTGCGCCAGGGCCGTGTCGACGCGGTCAACATGAACCAGCCGTTTGCCGCACGTGCGGAGGCGAAGGGTGGCACAAGAAAGCTGTTCTCGTTGTCGCAGGCGATGCCGAACATCGTGCACATCCTGGAAGCCTGCCGCGCCGATTTCGTCGACAAGAACCCCGACTTGGTGAAGGCCTACGTGCGTGACATTACCTCAGGTATGAAGAAAGCGCTGGCCAACCGCGAAGAGACGCTAAAGGTCGTGAATGAGGTTCTGAAGGCGCCTATTCCGGTGCTCGAGACCTATCTGCTCAAGGACAACGATTTCGGCCGCGATCCGGGTGCGGCGCCGAACTTCCCCGCGATCCAGAAGATGCTGGACATCTACGCGGAGACCGGAATGCTGCCGAAGCTGGATGCCACGCAGTTCAAGCACGCGACGATCGTCGCGCCGCTGGAATAG
- a CDS encoding acyl-CoA dehydrogenase family protein → MGQPTGQEAGGRAYAAMIARTRALVPRLRERAARTEELRHLPTETEKDLHDAGLFRMLQPKRIGGAELDYVALVDCAELLGMADASVAWNLANLASHHWMLGMFAQKAQDLVWDRDPDALIASSFIFPAGRATRVEGGYRLHGSWPFSSGVASCEWNMLASVVYSDDEADGIEYRIFLLPKGDYKVLDTWNVAGLRGTGSCDVEVRDAFVPDFMTVAVGDLAGGPTPGSKVNPNPLYALPVFSLFPYVLSGVALGNAQVCLDDYAEVARHRISTYNRAKLSDFQSTQIKIAEASAKIDAARLIMRSACVNAMEDARRGRIPDMATKTRYRRDGAFSVNLCTDAVSMLFAASGARGLFTTGVLQRQFRDAHAINSHLAFNFDAAGTNYGRVALGLPSENLTL, encoded by the coding sequence ATGGGCCAGCCGACGGGGCAGGAAGCCGGTGGACGCGCCTATGCGGCAATGATCGCGAGGACCCGGGCGCTCGTGCCGCGGCTGCGAGAGCGGGCTGCCCGCACGGAGGAACTGCGGCATCTTCCGACGGAAACCGAGAAGGATCTCCACGACGCCGGCCTCTTCCGCATGCTGCAGCCGAAGCGCATCGGCGGTGCCGAGCTTGACTATGTCGCTCTCGTCGACTGCGCCGAACTGCTGGGAATGGCGGATGCGTCAGTGGCGTGGAATCTCGCTAACCTGGCAAGCCACCATTGGATGCTCGGCATGTTCGCGCAAAAGGCGCAGGATTTGGTCTGGGACCGCGATCCGGACGCGTTGATTGCGTCCTCTTTCATTTTTCCTGCCGGACGCGCCACGAGGGTCGAGGGCGGCTACCGGTTGCACGGCAGCTGGCCGTTTTCCTCCGGCGTTGCCTCCTGCGAGTGGAACATGCTCGCAAGCGTCGTTTACTCCGACGACGAGGCGGACGGCATCGAGTATCGAATCTTTCTGCTGCCGAAGGGCGATTACAAGGTGTTGGACACCTGGAATGTCGCGGGCCTGCGCGGGACGGGGTCCTGCGACGTCGAAGTCAGGGACGCTTTCGTGCCGGACTTTATGACGGTCGCGGTTGGCGATCTTGCCGGCGGCCCGACGCCGGGAAGCAAGGTCAATCCCAATCCGCTCTATGCGCTACCTGTGTTCTCGCTGTTTCCCTACGTCCTCTCCGGCGTCGCGCTGGGGAATGCTCAAGTATGCCTCGACGATTATGCGGAGGTCGCGCGTCATCGCATCTCGACCTACAACCGTGCCAAGCTGAGCGACTTTCAAAGCACGCAGATCAAGATCGCGGAGGCTTCGGCCAAGATCGACGCTGCGCGCCTGATCATGCGTTCGGCCTGCGTCAATGCAATGGAAGATGCGAGGCGCGGTCGTATTCCTGATATGGCGACCAAGACCAGATATCGTCGCGATGGCGCATTTTCGGTGAATCTGTGCACCGACGCGGTCTCGATGCTGTTTGCGGCGAGCGGAGCGCGCGGTCTGTTCACGACGGGCGTGTTGCAGCGGCAGTTCCGCGATGCGCACGCGATAAACTCGCATCTTGCGTTCAACTTCGATGCGGCCGGAACCAATTACGGACGGGTGGCTCTGGGCCTGCCGTCCGAGAATCTCACGCTGTGA
- a CDS encoding NAD(P)-dependent oxidoreductase produces the protein MADATKTNPHGVERLGYLGLGLMGTPMTRRLLKAGHQVAVWNRSEGKVAPLVAAGARRATTPRDMLANADIVFMCVTDAAAVEEVIFGPEGLAAASGAGKLVVDFSSIHPDAARDLAARLKDANGAGWIDAPVSGGTKGAEEGTLAIMAGGEAADIERARPYVLHMARRFTHMGPIGAGQTTKLCNQVIVGCAMAVLAEATRLASNAGIDAGRLPEALAGGFADSIPLQLFVPRMVQGIHSPPLGHIATMLKDLDTVADVAQATSTPVPMATLAGQIFRLAKAARGADADALEIYKLSATDRRADERP, from the coding sequence ATGGCTGATGCGACCAAGACAAACCCGCACGGCGTCGAGAGGCTCGGCTATCTCGGCCTTGGACTGATGGGAACGCCGATGACCCGGCGCCTGCTCAAAGCCGGCCATCAGGTCGCTGTCTGGAATCGTTCGGAGGGCAAGGTCGCTCCGCTCGTCGCGGCCGGCGCCAGGCGCGCAACCACACCCCGCGACATGTTGGCGAACGCGGATATCGTCTTCATGTGCGTGACCGATGCCGCCGCCGTCGAAGAGGTGATCTTCGGACCCGAGGGTCTTGCAGCGGCTTCCGGCGCAGGCAAGCTCGTCGTCGACTTCTCGTCAATCCATCCCGACGCCGCGCGCGATCTTGCAGCGCGGCTGAAAGACGCGAATGGCGCGGGCTGGATAGATGCGCCGGTGTCCGGCGGCACCAAGGGCGCAGAGGAAGGCACGCTCGCCATCATGGCCGGCGGAGAAGCTGCTGACATTGAGCGGGCACGGCCCTATGTGCTGCACATGGCACGCAGGTTCACCCACATGGGCCCGATCGGGGCTGGCCAAACCACAAAGCTCTGCAACCAGGTGATCGTCGGATGCGCGATGGCCGTTCTGGCGGAAGCAACGCGCCTTGCCTCGAATGCAGGGATTGACGCAGGCCGGCTGCCCGAGGCGCTCGCCGGCGGCTTTGCGGATTCCATCCCGCTTCAGCTCTTCGTGCCGCGCATGGTCCAGGGCATCCACTCGCCGCCGCTTGGCCATATCGCGACAATGCTCAAGGATCTCGACACGGTCGCCGATGTCGCCCAGGCGACGTCAACGCCCGTGCCGATGGCGACCCTCGCGGGACAGATATTCAGGCTGGCCAAGGCTGCACGCGGTGCCGACGCGGACGCTTTGGAAATCTACAAGCTCTCGGCCACAGACCGCCGAGCCGACGAGCGTCCTTGA
- a CDS encoding CaiB/BaiF CoA transferase family protein, whose protein sequence is MPTKPQLPERSSRATGAPTALDGLLVVDFTRVVAGPACTQTLADFGARVIKIENPDGGDDTRAYEHAEIGGESAAYLSLNRNKRGIALDLTVPQAREIALDLIRKADVVVENFSSGVMRKFGLDYEAVAPLNPRLVYCSISAYGRTGPFASRPGFDPITQAESGFMSLNGFADGPAVRTGPPIVDMATGMSACNAILLALLARDRLGRGQHVEVALFDVAMGMTGFYGMAYLINGENPGRFGNSPSGSPTVGVYEASDGPLYMACANDRLYRRLVVEVLNRPDLITDPQFASRKARSENKELLRAAIAEVFASDTLENWMAKMKLANIPVGYLRTVEEGFNAPEARERHRLNRIPHRTAEWVPNIEPPINMSLTGAIDPVAAPLLGEHTEDVLRDTLGYDERRISEFNQKGVFGSGKPSTSGQA, encoded by the coding sequence ATGCCCACCAAGCCTCAATTGCCGGAACGTTCGTCGCGGGCGACGGGCGCGCCTACCGCGCTCGACGGTCTCTTGGTCGTCGATTTCACGCGCGTCGTGGCGGGGCCGGCCTGCACACAGACACTTGCCGATTTCGGTGCACGCGTCATCAAGATCGAGAATCCGGATGGCGGCGACGATACGCGCGCCTATGAGCACGCCGAAATCGGCGGCGAAAGCGCCGCTTATCTGAGTCTGAACCGCAACAAGCGCGGTATCGCGCTCGACCTAACCGTGCCGCAGGCTCGCGAGATCGCACTGGACCTGATCCGGAAGGCGGATGTGGTCGTGGAGAATTTTTCGAGCGGGGTCATGAGGAAATTCGGCCTCGACTACGAGGCGGTCGCGCCGCTCAACCCGCGGCTGGTCTATTGCTCGATTTCCGCTTACGGGCGCACCGGACCGTTCGCTTCACGCCCCGGCTTCGATCCCATCACGCAGGCGGAAAGCGGTTTCATGTCGCTCAATGGGTTTGCCGATGGGCCTGCGGTTCGTACCGGCCCGCCGATCGTGGACATGGCGACGGGGATGTCCGCCTGCAACGCCATCTTGCTGGCGCTATTGGCGCGCGATCGGCTCGGCCGTGGTCAGCATGTCGAGGTCGCCCTGTTCGACGTCGCCATGGGCATGACCGGCTTCTACGGCATGGCCTATCTGATCAACGGCGAAAACCCCGGCCGGTTCGGCAATTCGCCGAGCGGGTCGCCCACTGTCGGCGTCTATGAAGCTTCCGATGGGCCGCTTTACATGGCCTGCGCCAATGACCGGCTCTATCGCCGGCTGGTGGTCGAGGTGCTGAACCGGCCCGATTTGATCACCGATCCGCAGTTCGCGTCGCGCAAAGCGCGCTCTGAGAACAAGGAACTCCTGCGGGCAGCCATCGCAGAGGTCTTTGCGAGCGATACCCTCGAGAATTGGATGGCGAAGATGAAGCTGGCCAATATCCCGGTTGGCTATCTTCGAACGGTCGAGGAGGGGTTCAATGCTCCCGAGGCCCGCGAGCGCCATCGCCTGAACAGGATTCCGCACCGTACGGCAGAGTGGGTCCCCAATATCGAACCTCCGATCAATATGAGCCTGACGGGAGCGATTGATCCCGTCGCTGCGCCCCTGTTAGGCGAGCATACCGAAGACGTCCTGCGTGATACGCTCGGTTACGACGAGCGTCGGATTTCGGAGTTCAATCAGAAGGGCGTCTTTGGATCAGGCAAACCATCGACCTCAGGCCAAGCCTGA
- a CDS encoding 3-hydroxybutyryl-CoA dehydrogenase has protein sequence MTRRANIACLGAGRMGRGIAVAFAYAGHTVTMIDIKGRSAEDFARLEADARDEVRKTFASLSKLGLLSEADVDPLVARVSVVPASRSGAALSGAGMVFEGVPEVVELKREVLEAASKQVGPDTIIASTTSTILVDDLADAIVNPRRFLNVHWLNPAYLIPLVEVSPGKATDPAIIDEVKALLEAIGKVPVVCAATPGFIVPRIQALAMNEAARMVEEGVASAEEIDKAIRYGFGFRYAVLGLLEFIDWGGGDILYYASRYLEGALGSDRYRAPDVISRNMHEGRIGLRTGAGFLDYSGMDVDAYRVKRLQAMVDLLRHFGLARPPVLDRS, from the coding sequence ATGACCAGGCGCGCCAACATTGCCTGCCTCGGGGCCGGCCGCATGGGGCGCGGCATCGCCGTCGCGTTCGCCTACGCAGGGCATACGGTCACGATGATCGACATCAAGGGCCGTTCCGCGGAAGACTTCGCCAGGCTGGAGGCGGACGCGCGCGACGAAGTCAGGAAGACCTTTGCCAGCCTGTCGAAGCTGGGACTGCTGAGCGAGGCAGATGTCGATCCGCTTGTCGCACGGGTCTCGGTGGTGCCAGCCAGCCGAAGCGGCGCAGCGCTGTCCGGCGCCGGAATGGTTTTCGAGGGCGTTCCTGAGGTCGTCGAGCTCAAGCGCGAGGTGCTCGAGGCGGCTTCAAAGCAAGTCGGTCCGGATACGATCATCGCTTCGACCACGTCAACCATCCTCGTCGACGATCTCGCCGATGCGATCGTGAACCCTCGCCGCTTCCTCAATGTGCACTGGCTCAATCCGGCCTATCTGATCCCGCTGGTCGAGGTTTCGCCCGGCAAAGCCACCGATCCCGCCATCATCGATGAGGTCAAGGCGCTGCTCGAAGCCATCGGAAAGGTCCCCGTGGTCTGCGCGGCGACGCCCGGTTTCATCGTCCCGCGCATCCAGGCACTGGCGATGAACGAGGCCGCACGCATGGTCGAGGAAGGCGTCGCCAGCGCCGAGGAGATCGACAAAGCGATCCGTTACGGCTTTGGCTTCCGCTATGCCGTGCTCGGACTGCTCGAGTTCATCGACTGGGGCGGCGGCGACATCTTGTACTACGCCAGCCGGTACCTCGAAGGCGCGCTCGGCAGCGACCGCTATCGCGCGCCGGACGTCATTTCCCGCAATATGCATGAAGGCCGGATCGGCCTGCGAACGGGTGCCGGCTTCCTCGATTATTCAGGCATGGACGTCGATGCCTATCGCGTGAAGCGGCTTCAGGCCATGGTCGACCTGCTCCGGCATTTCGGCCTGGCGCGCCCACCGGTCCTCGACCGCAGCTAG
- a CDS encoding flavin reductase family protein, whose protein sequence is MNDLPKQPAISDPANELASDSSPIDPRDFRNALGTYGTGVTIITAMAADGKPYGITCNSFASVSLNPPLVLWSLGFYSSSLPVFQNASHFAVHILGTSQQTLANKFAKSSEDKFAGVDWTPGLGNAPVLAESVANFQCRSVNRYYGGDHVIFLGAVEAYAYSAKEPLLFARGGYGRFLADDERKKSP, encoded by the coding sequence ATGAATGATCTGCCGAAGCAGCCGGCCATTTCCGATCCAGCCAATGAGCTCGCCAGCGACAGCTCGCCGATCGATCCTCGTGATTTTCGCAACGCGCTTGGCACATACGGAACGGGCGTAACGATCATCACGGCCATGGCCGCTGATGGAAAGCCCTATGGTATCACCTGCAATTCGTTCGCGTCAGTCTCTCTGAATCCCCCTCTGGTCCTGTGGAGCCTCGGATTCTATTCCTCAAGCCTCCCCGTGTTTCAGAACGCCAGCCATTTCGCCGTTCACATACTCGGCACGTCGCAGCAAACGCTTGCGAACAAATTTGCAAAATCGTCCGAGGACAAGTTCGCCGGGGTCGACTGGACCCCGGGCCTCGGGAACGCGCCGGTCCTTGCCGAGAGTGTCGCCAACTTTCAATGCCGATCGGTCAATCGCTATTATGGCGGTGACCACGTGATTTTTCTCGGAGCGGTCGAGGCCTATGCCTACAGCGCCAAGGAGCCCCTGCTGTTTGCGCGCGGGGGGTATGGCCGGTTCCTGGCTGATGATGAACGCAAGAAGTCGCCATAA
- a CDS encoding ABC transporter permease: MTSRLPSANVVLGLAPIVLVIAVWQGLVSFGFAPAVLLPPPGYVFSRLLQQLVTWTFQQEIAATLIRLFAGFAIAVVLGVGIGIAAAANPAINAVVRPIVRVLAPLPKVALYPALLLLLGFGHGSKITLVAADALFPILLSTYYGASAVEQKLIWSAMAAGTPRYEILFKVVLPAAMPSILTGCRIGLVISCIVVFLAEMITSTDGLGHVLVTAARTFQAVDMFVPLITISLLGLILNGLLGAVRSYLLRGFPEA, from the coding sequence ATGACATCGCGTCTTCCCTCAGCAAACGTCGTTCTCGGGCTCGCGCCAATCGTGCTGGTGATCGCGGTTTGGCAAGGCCTCGTATCGTTCGGCTTTGCGCCTGCGGTCTTGCTGCCGCCGCCGGGATACGTCTTCAGCAGGTTGCTCCAGCAACTCGTGACGTGGACGTTTCAACAGGAGATCGCAGCGACCCTGATCCGGCTGTTTGCCGGCTTTGCGATTGCGGTCGTGCTCGGCGTAGGTATCGGCATCGCTGCGGCCGCCAATCCAGCGATCAATGCCGTGGTCCGGCCAATCGTGCGCGTATTGGCGCCGTTGCCTAAAGTCGCACTCTATCCGGCGCTGCTGCTTCTGCTCGGCTTCGGCCACGGATCGAAGATCACGCTGGTGGCGGCGGACGCACTCTTTCCCATTCTGCTGTCCACCTATTACGGCGCATCAGCCGTCGAGCAGAAGCTGATCTGGTCGGCGATGGCAGCGGGAACGCCGCGCTATGAAATCTTGTTCAAGGTGGTCTTGCCGGCCGCGATGCCCTCGATCCTGACCGGCTGCCGGATCGGCCTTGTCATTTCCTGCATCGTGGTGTTTCTGGCCGAGATGATCACGTCGACGGACGGGTTGGGGCACGTGCTGGTGACGGCGGCCCGGACCTTTCAGGCCGTCGACATGTTCGTACCGCTGATCACGATTTCGCTGCTAGGGTTGATCCTGAACGGCTTGCTGGGTGCCGTGCGATCGTATCTCTTGCGGGGCTTCCCCGAAGCGTGA
- a CDS encoding ABC transporter permease — MTPLAAAARRAAPVFACIGLLAVWQVASLLLKNDSFPTAIEAIRAIPDILGDKESLINILASLRRMAIGFGVAVLVSIPLGLMMGRSRAVAAFFNPLLMVIYPVPKAALMPIIMLWLGVGDITKTLVIFLGVSLPVIYHSFEGAQAVEEKMLWSGAAMGLSPLQRLVRIVLPAALPEILTGCRTGLVLALITMITSEMIARQSGAGNILFNALDMGQYDTVFAMIIIVGAMGICLDAIFERVRARLVRWSEPQFDMPLSFS, encoded by the coding sequence ATGACACCGCTGGCTGCCGCCGCCAGACGTGCCGCCCCGGTGTTCGCTTGCATCGGGCTGCTGGCAGTCTGGCAGGTCGCGTCGCTCTTGCTGAAGAATGACAGCTTTCCGACAGCGATCGAGGCGATCCGCGCGATCCCGGACATCCTTGGCGACAAGGAGTCGCTGATCAACATCCTGGCCTCGCTTCGTCGCATGGCGATCGGGTTCGGTGTAGCGGTGCTCGTTTCGATCCCGCTGGGTCTGATGATGGGGCGTAGCCGCGCCGTCGCGGCCTTCTTCAACCCGCTTCTGATGGTGATCTATCCGGTGCCGAAAGCGGCGCTGATGCCGATCATCATGCTTTGGCTGGGCGTCGGCGACATCACGAAGACGCTGGTGATCTTCCTCGGCGTCAGCCTTCCCGTGATCTATCACAGCTTTGAGGGCGCCCAGGCCGTCGAAGAGAAGATGTTGTGGTCGGGCGCCGCGATGGGACTTTCGCCGCTGCAACGGCTGGTGCGGATCGTGCTGCCGGCAGCGCTGCCGGAGATCCTGACCGGATGTCGCACCGGTCTCGTGCTGGCGTTGATCACGATGATCACCAGCGAGATGATCGCTCGCCAGTCCGGCGCCGGCAACATTCTGTTCAATGCGCTGGACATGGGCCAATACGACACCGTCTTCGCGATGATCATCATCGTGGGGGCGATGGGAATTTGCCTCGATGCGATTTTCGAGCGGGTCCGCGCACGGTTGGTGCGCTGGTCCGAGCCTCAATTCGACATGCCGCTGAGCTTCTCATGA
- a CDS encoding ABC transporter ATP-binding protein: MRVVPSRSSEWVNPVTLQRPASAIIEIDRVSQVFQTSARKDHLALSDISLTIEEGAFVSILGPSGCGKSTLLYVVGGFVSPTSGVARMKGQTITGPGPDRGPVFQEFALFPWKTVLGNVMYGPRQQGVPATEAGAQSRALIEMVGLKGYENFYPKELSGGMKQRVALARTLAYHPEVLLMDEPFGALDAHTRTRLQNDLLNIWERDRKTVLFVTHSVDEAVFLSDKVVMMSKSPGRIRQVIDIDLPRPRRRNELLLDPRYQKYVVDIERMFDEVDETGSPS; encoded by the coding sequence ATGAGGGTAGTGCCTTCGAGATCGAGCGAATGGGTGAATCCGGTGACGTTACAAAGGCCGGCTTCTGCGATCATCGAGATCGACCGCGTCTCCCAGGTTTTTCAGACCTCGGCGCGTAAGGATCATTTGGCGCTATCGGACATCTCGCTGACGATCGAGGAAGGGGCCTTCGTCTCCATCCTTGGTCCGTCCGGCTGCGGCAAGTCGACACTTCTTTATGTCGTCGGCGGCTTCGTCAGTCCGACCAGCGGCGTGGCGAGAATGAAGGGACAGACGATCACGGGCCCAGGTCCGGATCGCGGACCAGTGTTTCAAGAGTTCGCTCTGTTTCCCTGGAAGACGGTGCTGGGCAATGTGATGTATGGCCCGCGCCAGCAAGGTGTGCCTGCCACCGAGGCCGGAGCACAGAGCCGGGCCTTGATCGAGATGGTCGGCCTCAAAGGCTATGAGAACTTTTATCCCAAGGAGCTCTCGGGTGGCATGAAGCAGCGCGTCGCGCTGGCCCGGACATTGGCTTACCATCCTGAAGTTCTGCTGATGGACGAGCCGTTCGGCGCGCTCGACGCGCACACCCGTACACGCCTCCAGAATGATCTCCTGAACATCTGGGAGCGTGACCGCAAGACGGTGCTGTTCGTGACCCATTCGGTCGACGAGGCCGTCTTCCTGTCGGACAAGGTCGTGATGATGTCGAAATCTCCCGGCCGCATTCGGCAGGTGATCGACATCGATCTGCCTCGGCCGCGTCGCCGCAACGAGCTGTTGCTCGATCCGCGCTACCAGAAATACGTCGTCGACATCGAGCGCATGTTCGACGAGGTCGACGAGACTGGATCGCCGTCATGA